One Companilactobacillus farciminis KCTC 3681 = DSM 20184 genomic window, CTTTATGTTGTGCTAGTAATTTATTAAAACTGTTAGCTACATAAGCTGACCCTCGGTCCGTATGGACCATAGGGTGCACGTCTCCTTCATTTTTAAATACTTCTTCAAACATGGTCATTTCAGCTTCTGCCGTCTCAGTGGGTGTTATTATGTATCCCAATAGAAAACGTCCATAAAGATCCAATATTCCACTTAGTCGTACTTTGTATCTTTTATTTGGTCCATATTCTATTTGTGTTGAATCTGTTAGCCAAACTTCATTTGGCTTAGTAACTTTAAAATTTTGATCTAAGATATTATCTTGAATATATTTTTCTTCTTTTTCTTTTCTATTTATCTTTTTCTTCCGTACTTTACAAACAAGATTCAATTCATTCATTACTCTTCTTACTCGTTTTAATGATAATTTAAATCCTAGTTTATTTTCGTGTATAAGATGAGTAAGTATTTTACCTGCTCCAACACTTCCATTGTGTTCTTCATATATTCTCTTAACATGTTTTTTTAGAGTTCTGTCTTGTTTTTCCCAGACAGTTTCTTTACGATTAATGCTTTTGTGATAGGCTTGTCGACTGACACCTATGTACTCTAATAGGATAGTTTCCCATCCATGATGGCTTTGACATACTTCCTTTATCGCTTGGTAAGCATGCCTATGCTGTTTGTTCACTCCCCACGCTGGATTTCTTCGAATTTTTTTTCAAAAGCCTCTATAGCGTTACGTTTATTTAATTCAGCCTTTAATTGTCTATTTTCTAGTTTTAATTTATCAACTTCTGTTAAACTCTTTTCTTTGACGTAACCTCTGCGTCCTCGCTTATCAGCGAGGGCAGAGTATCCTTGTTTCTTCACGATTAATACCCAATTGCGTACTTGTTGATAGGAAACTTGAAAATGTTCCGAAGCTTCAGAGTATGAATGTTTTTGAAGAGTTACGTATTCAACTACTTCAATTCTTTCTTCAAGAGTGGTTTTCTTCGACATTGTAACGACCTTCTTTCTAACAGGCGTAGCCTTGATTAGATTCTTGTCATTATTATACTGTATTATCCAATATCTCAATTGTTTAGAAGAACGTAGTTTAAACTTTATAGATACTTCTTTAAGAGTCCCTTCGCCATTAAGATAAGCACTGACAGCTTGAATCTTAGTCTCATAACTATATTTCTTGGGAACTTGAGGGATTAATCCCTTTTCACCGTATGCTTGAAATAAGGTAAGCCAACCTCTAGCAGTAATAGGATTAACTCCGATTGATCTGCAATATTCTGTAAATATTATTTCTGACTTTACTTTCAAATAGTCTTTAATTATTTTTATCTTGAACTCTGATTCGTACTTCTTCATAAAAAAATCCCTTCTGATTTTCATCTGAAATTATTCCATTTCATATGTCAACCACAAAGGGAGTATAGCAGAACAATGTGGGCACGACTTGGAGCCTTTGCTATTCCGGACTAGATAGTGGCCTTATTTTTAACTTTAGATAAATAAAAAGCATCCATCCAGATTTGGATAAATGCCATTTTTGAATCTAGTCGTCCGAAAAATCCCTGGAATTTTTCTTATTGATAGTACTCAACTAATTGAGAAAAAAGGGATTTAAGGACGACGCTACAGTTATTTAGCTACAGTTATTTAGCTACAGTTATTTAGCTACAGTTATTTAGCTACAGTTATTTAGCTACAGTTATTTAGCTACAGTTATTTAGCTACAGTTATTTAGCTACAGTTATTTAGCTACAGTTATTTAGCTACAGTTATTTAGCTACAGTTATTTAGCTACAGTTATTTAGCTACAGTCATTTAGCTACAGTCATTTAGCTACAGTCATTTAGTTAAATTTATATATCTACTTGTCGGTATCAAACTCGATTTTAAAAATAGAACCGTGTGGTTGATTATCCAAAACCTTAATCAGACCGTTGTTCAATTTAACTAATTGCGAAACAATCGATAATCCTAAACCGCTACCTTTGATTTCGGTTGAGTGTGAAGTATCTACTCGATAAAATCTTTGGAAAATGAGTTGCTTTTGGTCGTCGGGAATACCGATACCTTGATCGGCTACGGATAAATCAATTTTTGAACCATTTTGTTTAAGCGATAATTTAATGGAAGTATTATTTGGTGAATATTTATTGGCATTATCCAACAGAGCTACGATAACTTGTTTCAAGGCGTCAACGTTGCCCAAAATGTGAAGGTCAGGTTGGATATCTAAGTTCAGTTCTTTGGCAATTGTCTTCTTATATTGTTGACCTATACTGTTGGTGATTTCTGATAAGTCAATTTTTTCTAAAACTAATTCAGCTCGGTCGGCTCGGGATAGGTGAAGTAGGTTTTCAATCAAATGTTGCATCCGCAAAGATTCTTCATCGATGTAACCTAAGGATTCAGGAATCACTTCGGGATGTTTGTCGCCGTGGCGCTTGATTAAATTCAAATTGCCACGTACAGCCGCAATAGGAGTTCTCAATTCGTGCGATGCATTTGAAACGAAATCTCGCTCTCGTTGTAGGCGTTTGTTTTGAGTATCGAGCAATTCATTGAAAGCATCACCCAATTCTTTAATTTCTTGAGGACTAGTAGGGACTGTCAGTTTAGGTTGATCAAAGTCGGGGTCTTTAGTTGTGCTACGTGTTTCGTTGACCAAATCGATCGTTGGTGCACTGAGTTTTTCGGCCAAACGTTGAGCCCACCAAGTTCCAAAGCCTAAGGTAACAAAAACAATGATACTAATTAAGATTAACAACAAGATCAGACTATTCATCAGGCGAGATAGACTAGTCCACAGTTGATAGGTCGTGTCGTTATCTTTTTTCTGATAAAACAGGAAAAATCCAAATTTTTGAACATAGACGATGTGTTGTCCAGGGAAAATACTGAATTTGTGCTGGTTGATGAATTTTTTGGAAGCTGAAGTCGTCATGATTTGTTGTCCAGCTCGATCAGAAGCGGCAGTGATTGACGATTTTTTTGTTTTGACTCGAATTACCGTATTTTGTTTTGTGTGGCGGTTATTTTGGTTACTCCACTGAATAAATCCCGGTACGTCATCGATGTTGGAAAAATACAAACTCATCATTTGGCCGCGTGCTTCGTGAACGGTCTGCGAATATTGTTGGACGCCGACAACTATTAAAATTAGCGCGCTGATCGCCAAGGTAATGATAATCACTAACTTGCGAATTGCATTATTGATCAGTTCTTGATAAGTCAGGGATTTTTTACTTGTCATTTGGCAACATTCTCAAGTGAGTATCCGACGCCACGGATCGTTTGAATCAAGGGTTTGGTATTTTTGCCATCGACTTTGCTACGTAGATATCCGACATAGACATCGACCACATTTTGTTGACCGAGAAAGTCTTCGCCCCAAACGTTATCGAGTAATTCATCACGGGTAAAGACCTTGCCGATATGTTGTAGAAAGAACAGCAATAAATCATATTCGCGGCGAGTTAATTGAACATTTTCGTTATTACGAGTAACTTGGTGTGATTTGGTATTTAAAGTTAAATCAGCAATTTGATAAGTTTGATCGGGTTCAGACATATTTTGGGCACGACGTTTAATGACACGCACTCTAGCTAATAATTCTTCAATTTCAAAAGGTTTAGTAATGTAGTCATCGGCACCATTGTCCAATCCGGCAACCTTATCGCCAACGTAATCTCTAGCTGTCATGACGATTACGGGAACTTGATCATGTTTTCTGATTCGACGCAAAACTTCCATGCCGTCTAATTTTGGCAGCATCCAGTCTAATAGAATCAGTAGTAAATCATTTTGATGTTTTTCATAGAGGTCCAAAGCTTCAATTCCATCATTGGCAACAATGACATCGAAATCCTCAAATTGGAGCTCTTTACTAACATAACTGGAAAGACTGCGCTCGTCTTCGACAATTAAAATTGTATTTTTCATTAATAAAATCTCCCAAAGAATATTTTCTATAATTATAGTAGCAATTTTACCTTAATACTAACTAAAACTTTCTAATGCGTAATAATTACTAATTATGTTACACTACAATGGATTAGTTAGAAAAGGTGAGATAAGTGGAAAAAGCAATTGAGGTTTTGAAAAAGAACCATTATAAAGTAACCAAACAACGCAAAGATTTATTGGAATTTCTCAGTAAATTTACCGTTCAATACGTATCAATCAACGATATTGCCGACTATATGCGATCTTTGTATCCGGGAGTAAGTAATAATACAATCTATCGCAATCTAAAAGAATTTGAAGAAATTGGTTTGGTAGAGTCTCAAGAAAAAGATAAGACTTTAGTGAAGTATCAATGTGATTTTAATCATCGTCATCACCATCATTTTGTCTGCAAGAATTGTGGCAAAGTTACTGAATTAAAAGCTTGCCCAATCAAGTTTTTTACCGATCAATTGCCAGGCTATACAGTCGAAGGACACGCTTTGGAAGTATATGGACTTTGCGCTGATTGTACTAAAAAATTGAAGGCTGAATAAAAAAACATCTATTGGATACAACTGATTGTTATCTAATAGATGTTTTTGAATTTTATCTAAAAAAAGAAAACAGAATCTAGTCCGGAATAGCGAAGAAAATTGGCTCAAATGTGAAATTTCTCTTGGCAATTTATTGCCTAGTGAAAGGTCGAGCTTGAAGACTTTGCCCGGTCTTGGTCTTAGCAAAGGCTCCAAGTCGTGCCCACATTGTTCCAGCCAAATTTTCTTTGCTATGGAGGACGGAATATAACATTAATTAATATGGAAAAATG contains:
- a CDS encoding IS3 family transposase, coding for MNKQHRHAYQAIKEVCQSHHGWETILLEYIGVSRQAYHKSINRKETVWEKQDRTLKKHVKRIYEEHNGSVGAGKILTHLIHENKLGFKLSLKRVRRVMNELNLVCKVRKKKINRKEKEEKYIQDNILDQNFKVTKPNEVWLTDSTQIEYGPNKRYKVRLSGILDLYGRFLLGYIITPTETAEAEMTMFEEVFKNEGDVHPMVHTDRGSAYVANSFNKLLAQHKVSRSMSRPGTPYDNSPMERWWNDFKLRWMDLHPTPATLEELKNLVKEGIDYFNNQDRSDKINGFTPAEYRNKAI
- a CDS encoding helix-turn-helix domain-containing protein — translated: MKIRRDFFMKKYESEFKIKIIKDYLKVKSEIIFTEYCRSIGVNPITARGWLTLFQAYGEKGLIPQVPKKYSYETKIQAVSAYLNGEGTLKEVSIKFKLRSSKQLRYWIIQYNNDKNLIKATPVRKKVVTMSKKTTLEERIEVVEYVTLQKHSYSEASEHFQVSYQQVRNWVLIVKKQGYSALADKRGRRGYVKEKSLTEVDKLKLENRQLKAELNKRNAIEAFEKKFEEIQRGE
- a CDS encoding sensor histidine kinase, which translates into the protein MTSKKSLTYQELINNAIRKLVIIITLAISALILIVVGVQQYSQTVHEARGQMMSLYFSNIDDVPGFIQWSNQNNRHTKQNTVIRVKTKKSSITAASDRAGQQIMTTSASKKFINQHKFSIFPGQHIVYVQKFGFFLFYQKKDNDTTYQLWTSLSRLMNSLILLLILISIIVFVTLGFGTWWAQRLAEKLSAPTIDLVNETRSTTKDPDFDQPKLTVPTSPQEIKELGDAFNELLDTQNKRLQRERDFVSNASHELRTPIAAVRGNLNLIKRHGDKHPEVIPESLGYIDEESLRMQHLIENLLHLSRADRAELVLEKIDLSEITNSIGQQYKKTIAKELNLDIQPDLHILGNVDALKQVIVALLDNANKYSPNNTSIKLSLKQNGSKIDLSVADQGIGIPDDQKQLIFQRFYRVDTSHSTEIKGSGLGLSIVSQLVKLNNGLIKVLDNQPHGSIFKIEFDTDK
- a CDS encoding response regulator transcription factor, producing the protein MKNTILIVEDERSLSSYVSKELQFEDFDVIVANDGIEALDLYEKHQNDLLLILLDWMLPKLDGMEVLRRIRKHDQVPVIVMTARDYVGDKVAGLDNGADDYITKPFEIEELLARVRVIKRRAQNMSEPDQTYQIADLTLNTKSHQVTRNNENVQLTRREYDLLLFFLQHIGKVFTRDELLDNVWGEDFLGQQNVVDVYVGYLRSKVDGKNTKPLIQTIRGVGYSLENVAK
- a CDS encoding Fur family transcriptional regulator; protein product: MEKAIEVLKKNHYKVTKQRKDLLEFLSKFTVQYVSINDIADYMRSLYPGVSNNTIYRNLKEFEEIGLVESQEKDKTLVKYQCDFNHRHHHHFVCKNCGKVTELKACPIKFFTDQLPGYTVEGHALEVYGLCADCTKKLKAE